In Centropristis striata isolate RG_2023a ecotype Rhode Island unplaced genomic scaffold, C.striata_1.0 Scaffold_26, whole genome shotgun sequence, a genomic segment contains:
- the LOC131967760 gene encoding microfibril-associated glycoprotein 4-like: protein MSWNVYVLLLLAPPLISCMPLLLPLDCSDIYHHDNSQPSGVYTIYPIGSTSAVQVFCDMDSLGGRWTVFQRRMDGTVNFYRGWDHYKAGFGSATGEYWLGLEALFHLTLRKQYELLVDMEDFSGNKVFARYSSFAIDPESYGYTLHVSGFTDGGAGDSMSYHSGHKFSTFDKDQDVYSGNCAKSYLGAFWYNSCYYANPNGVYSSVADGTYGSVGVIWNPWKGSNYSLKTISMKIRPVQ from the exons ATGAG CTGGAACGTCtacgtcctcctcctcctggctcCCCCGTTGATCAGCTGCAtgcccctcctcctcccgctTGACTGCAGTGACATCTATCACCATGACAACAGCCAACCCAGCGGAGTGTACACCATCTATCCCATCGGATCCACGTCTGCTGTCCAG gtgttctGTGACATGGATTCATTGGGAGGACGGTGGACA GTGTTCCAGAGGAGGATGGATGGCACGGTGAACTTCTACAGGGGCTGGGATCACTACAAGGCCGGCTTTGGTAGCGCTACTGGAGAGTACTGGCTCG gtcTTGAGGCTCTCTTCCACCTGACTCTGAGGAAACAGTACGAGCTGCTGGTCGACATGGAGGACTTCAGTGGGAACAAAGTGTTCGCTCGTTACTCCTCGTTCGCCATCGACCCAGAGTCCTACGGATACACACTGCATGTTTCTGGCTTCACTGATGGAGGAGCAG GAGATTCCATGAGTTATCACAGCGGACACAAGTTCTCGACCTTTGACAAAGACCAGGACGTCTATTCAGGGAACTGTGCCAAATCTTACCTGGGTGCGTTTTGGTACAACAGCTGTTATTACGCCAATCCAAATGGGGTTTATAGTTCAGTGGCTGATGGCACTTATGGTTCGGTTGGAGTGATCTGGAACCCTTGGAAAGGTAGTAACTACTCCCTGAAGACCATCAGCATGAAGATCCGTCCTGTACAGTAG